The proteins below come from a single Bacillus methanolicus genomic window:
- a CDS encoding helix-turn-helix domain-containing protein, translated as MIEQNDIQKKFIQFANDTFPEYPEIIAKWKTDLRKLAEYNNEDFQPCQSLKAFLAIINRLSSEHVLNMQEIEDWIHNYKNQIREFVIPYINIEKKTSSTVSPNQDIVTQLLDQRFIESGSALLFHKLRETISKNEFQINKDNKDFPTALINEKTIQATAQLRANENAPQLSAEEIEQWKNLTAQAITSMDDLTADIFDIISILWMKQATHKEQMINFHTDDALNLRQVQGRSEIDGYQTGYRKKERDEIMKRLAALTTIWIRIERDNLRFVDADSNEIEELEQVQFNPLFILDSVTVAYRNSQPVGIYECKIRPGELLANFLYGSKRSSGLLALKTLQYNPVKQKYHKRLARYLSWQWRIRQKGADYLRPYSIGGEKGLLNVMGIQENARYGSRIKDQFESIMDTLQQDGIIKEWNYFNEFDETLIEKDRNWFRDHWINAKVQIVPPKEIIDQYREKELLGLEVVEQTYEQMSFAALLKNMTESETASTNETELEVTPENMKKVRLMRKKKLAEAAKEIGISHTTLSRYENGKIQTPTKENMIKMKNWLNQK; from the coding sequence ATGATCGAACAAAATGATATTCAAAAAAAGTTCATTCAGTTTGCAAATGATACCTTCCCGGAATATCCAGAGATAATTGCAAAATGGAAAACAGATTTGAGGAAATTAGCAGAATATAATAATGAGGACTTTCAGCCATGTCAGTCTCTTAAAGCATTTTTGGCTATTATCAATCGGTTATCTAGTGAACATGTATTAAATATGCAAGAAATTGAAGATTGGATACATAACTACAAAAATCAAATCCGGGAATTTGTAATTCCCTATATTAATATCGAAAAAAAAACTTCGTCTACAGTAAGCCCTAATCAGGACATTGTGACGCAATTATTAGATCAAAGATTTATTGAATCGGGCTCCGCTCTTTTATTTCATAAATTAAGGGAAACCATCAGTAAAAATGAATTTCAGATTAATAAAGATAATAAAGATTTTCCAACTGCTCTCATTAACGAGAAAACCATACAAGCAACAGCCCAATTAAGAGCTAATGAAAATGCACCACAATTATCAGCTGAAGAAATTGAGCAATGGAAAAATTTAACCGCCCAGGCTATAACCTCTATGGATGATCTAACAGCTGATATTTTTGATATTATTTCAATTTTATGGATGAAACAGGCTACCCATAAGGAGCAAATGATCAATTTCCATACAGATGATGCCCTTAATTTAAGACAAGTACAGGGAAGATCTGAAATTGATGGATACCAAACTGGTTATCGAAAAAAAGAACGTGATGAGATAATGAAACGGCTTGCCGCCTTAACAACGATATGGATACGAATAGAGCGCGACAATTTGAGATTTGTCGATGCAGATAGCAATGAAATTGAGGAGCTAGAACAGGTGCAGTTTAATCCTCTCTTCATATTGGACAGTGTGACGGTTGCGTATCGAAATTCACAGCCAGTAGGAATTTATGAGTGTAAAATACGGCCTGGGGAATTATTGGCCAACTTCTTGTATGGATCGAAACGTAGCAGCGGTTTACTAGCCTTGAAAACACTACAATATAATCCGGTGAAACAAAAATACCATAAACGTCTTGCGCGCTATTTATCTTGGCAATGGAGAATCCGTCAGAAAGGTGCGGATTACTTAAGGCCATATAGTATAGGCGGTGAAAAAGGACTTTTAAATGTTATGGGTATTCAGGAAAATGCCCGCTATGGTTCCAGAATAAAAGACCAATTTGAAAGTATCATGGATACGCTGCAGCAGGACGGAATTATCAAAGAATGGAACTACTTTAATGAATTTGATGAAACTCTTATAGAAAAGGATAGGAATTGGTTTCGGGACCATTGGATAAATGCTAAGGTTCAAATTGTCCCACCTAAAGAAATTATTGACCAATATAGAGAAAAAGAGCTGTTAGGACTTGAAGTGGTAGAACAAACGTATGAACAAATGAGCTTCGCGGCATTGTTAAAAAATATGACTGAAAGCGAAACAGCCAGTACCAATGAAACAGAGTTAGAAGTCACTCCGGAAAATATGAAAAAAGTCCGGCTTATGCGGAAGAAAAAATTAGCTGAGGCTGCAAAGGAAATCGGTATTTCTCATACTACCCTTTCACGATATGAAAATGGAAAGATACAAACTCCTACAAAAGAAAACATGATTAAAATGAAAAATTGGTTGAATCAGAAATAA
- the folE gene encoding GTP cyclohydrolase I FolE, translating into MRNDLQKELLEGHIRAILELIGEDPNREGLLDTPKRVANMFEEVFAGIGVNPETALTTTFEEVYEGLVVVKDINYYTFCEHHLIPFFGRVHIGYIPNGKVVGLSKFARLVDLVSKRPQVQERMTQQIADAVMNVLQPEGVIVNVEGQHLCMCARGVKKPGSSTVTTIKKGVFKENVSLAEEFERVLLKD; encoded by the coding sequence ATGAGAAATGATTTACAAAAGGAATTATTAGAGGGACATATTCGTGCAATTTTAGAATTAATTGGCGAAGATCCAAATCGTGAAGGCTTGTTAGATACACCAAAACGTGTAGCTAACATGTTCGAAGAAGTATTTGCCGGAATAGGCGTTAATCCCGAAACAGCTTTAACAACTACTTTTGAAGAGGTTTATGAAGGGTTAGTTGTTGTAAAGGATATTAATTATTACACTTTCTGCGAACATCACCTAATTCCTTTTTTTGGTAGAGTTCACATTGGATATATTCCGAACGGTAAGGTTGTTGGTTTAAGTAAATTTGCTCGTCTAGTTGACCTTGTTTCAAAACGGCCACAAGTTCAAGAAAGAATGACACAACAAATTGCCGATGCTGTTATGAATGTACTCCAACCTGAAGGAGTTATTGTAAATGTTGAAGGACAACATCTTTGTATGTGCGCTAGAGGAGTCAAAAAACCTGGCAGCTCAACTGTTACGACCATAAAAAAGGGTGTATTTAAAGAGAATGTCTCGTTAGCAGAAGAGTTTGAACGGGTTCTTTTAAAAGATTAA
- a CDS encoding ATP-binding protein translates to MRRLLDKILKPSSKETQIGTPSLPSNLTFTELAYMTKRGFLAKKLGHYLGLHTDEGDSLFFLSLSKSSFANPNKENQSEFILYLSEQLLKWSDQNQDVPQQIKSLDIRVDIQNAMLKAYEIYKSDLFNIPAEKEKTVSTNLTSNDKWEVYRDVIFAVTQGKFLLIKKEEVNKYKEGIVLCEGTIKNRSDIPICRTLARESLELEGFNKTTIMSWLLVLSEAITNIVKHAEEGKMTLIKDEKNQEIRFVIEDKGPGFALKNLPKMTLLAGYSTKNSLGQGFTLMMKMAKTISLFTSSEGSIIILIFDLKKENTTK, encoded by the coding sequence TTGAGGCGGTTATTAGATAAAATTTTGAAACCTTCTTCTAAAGAAACTCAAATTGGAACTCCGTCTCTCCCTTCTAATTTAACTTTTACGGAACTAGCCTATATGACTAAGAGGGGTTTTCTTGCGAAAAAGCTAGGTCACTATCTTGGCTTACATACAGATGAAGGGGATTCATTGTTTTTTCTCTCATTATCTAAATCTTCTTTTGCGAATCCAAATAAAGAAAATCAAAGTGAATTTATTCTCTATTTAAGTGAACAACTATTGAAATGGAGCGATCAAAATCAAGATGTTCCACAACAAATAAAAAGTTTAGATATTAGAGTCGACATTCAAAATGCTATGTTAAAGGCTTACGAAATATACAAAAGCGACTTATTTAACATACCAGCAGAGAAAGAGAAAACAGTTTCAACTAACCTAACAAGTAACGATAAATGGGAAGTTTATCGAGATGTCATTTTCGCAGTAACTCAAGGAAAGTTTTTGCTGATTAAGAAAGAAGAAGTGAACAAATATAAAGAAGGAATCGTATTATGTGAAGGAACGATAAAAAACCGCTCTGATATTCCAATTTGCCGTACCCTTGCAAGAGAAAGTCTAGAGTTAGAGGGTTTTAATAAAACAACTATAATGAGTTGGTTATTGGTTTTGTCAGAAGCTATTACGAATATCGTTAAGCATGCTGAAGAAGGAAAAATGACATTAATAAAAGATGAAAAGAACCAGGAAATAAGATTTGTTATCGAGGATAAAGGTCCTGGATTCGCTTTAAAAAATTTGCCTAAAATGACTCTTTTAGCTGGATATTCAACAAAAAATTCTTTAGGTCAAGGATTTACTTTAATGATGAAGATGGCTAAAACGATTTCTCTGTTTACTTCTTCAGAAGGGTCCATCATTATTTTAATTTTTGATTTAAAAAAAGAGAATACAACGAAATGA
- a CDS encoding 6-carboxytetrahydropterin synthase, producing MLYLSRKLYFSAAHSYRIEEWSEEDNKKVFGPCSNPNGHGHDYTLEVMVKGELNNKSGIVVNIADIDRVVKSFVQTELDGKFLNKEIPYFKENIPTTENIVTYLWNSLDGKIENCILHKIRLRENDFLYSEKEKEQMVRLTRKYHFCTAHRLHSELLSEEENMALFGKCNNPYGHGHNYYLEVTVSGKPDPVTGMIVDIANMDHIVDEVILQKFDHKNLNLDTEEFKNLNPTSENLAIVVWDLLSKKLSNLYKIGLYETEKNYFEYYGPNKE from the coding sequence TTGCTCTACCTTTCAAGAAAATTGTATTTCTCTGCCGCTCATTCTTATCGTATTGAGGAATGGAGTGAAGAGGATAATAAAAAGGTTTTCGGTCCATGCAGTAATCCAAACGGTCACGGACATGATTATACTTTAGAAGTTATGGTTAAAGGAGAGTTGAACAATAAATCTGGCATTGTTGTAAATATTGCCGATATTGATAGAGTTGTTAAATCATTTGTTCAAACTGAATTAGATGGGAAATTTTTGAATAAAGAAATTCCTTATTTTAAAGAAAATATTCCAACCACAGAAAATATAGTGACCTATTTGTGGAATTCATTAGATGGAAAAATTGAGAACTGTATTCTTCATAAAATCCGATTACGTGAGAATGATTTCTTATATTCAGAGAAGGAGAAAGAACAAATGGTTCGATTAACACGAAAATATCATTTTTGCACAGCCCACCGATTACATAGTGAATTATTAAGTGAGGAAGAGAATATGGCTCTCTTCGGGAAATGCAATAATCCATACGGGCATGGACATAATTATTATTTAGAAGTTACAGTAAGTGGAAAGCCTGACCCTGTTACTGGAATGATTGTTGACATTGCTAATATGGACCATATTGTAGACGAGGTCATTCTACAGAAATTTGACCATAAAAATCTCAATTTAGATACAGAGGAATTCAAGAATTTAAATCCTACTTCTGAAAATTTAGCGATTGTAGTTTGGGATTTACTATCGAAGAAGCTTTCAAATCTCTACAAAATAGGCTTATATGAAACGGAAAAAAATTACTTTGAATATTATGGGCCTAATAAGGAGTAG
- a CDS encoding SDR family oxidoreductase, whose protein sequence is MENKEQLKGKTIVITGSSKGIGKETALLLKDRGANLVLGSRSNIEKVSENLLELPLDVKSEQSVKEFYERAVKHFGTIDVLINCAGVGMFANTIDLSTDDFDQMISVNLRGTYLTCKYFGKHMAEQGIGQIINLVSIAGTTALPGCGGYSASKFGVLGLTKVLQLELRQKGVQVTGVIPGAVSSSFWENIEPKPDISKMIPAVTVAKHLLYLITQPSGAFVDEITIMPPLGIL, encoded by the coding sequence ATGGAAAATAAGGAACAGCTAAAAGGAAAAACAATTGTTATTACTGGTTCCAGTAAAGGTATAGGAAAAGAAACTGCGTTATTACTAAAAGACAGAGGTGCAAACCTTGTATTAGGCAGCCGCAGCAATATAGAAAAAGTTAGTGAAAACCTTCTCGAATTACCATTAGATGTGAAAAGCGAACAATCAGTAAAAGAGTTTTATGAACGAGCTGTTAAACATTTTGGAACTATTGATGTTTTGATTAATTGTGCAGGTGTAGGTATGTTTGCAAACACCATTGATTTATCAACAGATGATTTTGACCAAATGATTTCTGTTAATTTACGAGGAACATACCTTACATGTAAATATTTTGGCAAACATATGGCTGAACAAGGGATAGGGCAAATTATAAACTTAGTATCAATCGCTGGAACAACTGCACTGCCAGGATGTGGAGGCTATTCCGCATCAAAATTTGGTGTTCTAGGCTTAACCAAAGTGTTACAACTAGAACTTCGACAAAAAGGAGTCCAAGTCACAGGGGTTATTCCTGGAGCGGTTAGCAGTAGCTTTTGGGAAAATATTGAACCAAAACCAGATATATCGAAAATGATTCCTGCAGTTACAGTTGCAAAGCATTTACTATATTTAATTACTCAACCGTCTGGGGCATTTGTTGATGAGATAACAATTATGCCACCTCTAGGAATCTTATAG
- a CDS encoding YolD-like family protein produces the protein MTLRDRGLKKFPTVALQPEFVSSLRQLHKEQEYIEKPFLDEQLLEYFNQIISDSMEFPKELTVTYYNNHRYEIIIGRIHYFDEKKRVIRIVDKFGDWQEIRIDCIIDIQE, from the coding sequence ATGACACTTCGAGACAGAGGACTCAAAAAATTTCCTACAGTAGCACTACAACCAGAATTCGTTTCAAGCCTTAGACAGTTACATAAAGAACAAGAATATATAGAAAAACCTTTTTTAGATGAACAGCTGTTAGAATATTTTAACCAAATTATCTCCGATAGCATGGAATTTCCAAAAGAACTTACGGTTACATATTATAATAATCACCGGTATGAAATTATTATCGGGAGAATACATTATTTCGATGAAAAAAAGAGAGTTATTCGGATTGTTGATAAATTTGGCGACTGGCAAGAAATAAGAATCGATTGTATTATTGATATTCAAGAATAA